In Bombus affinis isolate iyBomAffi1 chromosome 11, iyBomAffi1.2, whole genome shotgun sequence, one genomic interval encodes:
- the LOC126921903 gene encoding annulin isoform X3 has translation MQSWEDFGVPVLTIADVDPCIAENGVNHRTSRYDLMTRQDDKSRLVVRRGQEFYLHLTLSRDYEPSIDGMSIIFTVDGVERPLYGHGTLVATAVLYPGEPSEGSWHATIDAIQHNFIRLKIVAAPDAIIGKWRIDIDTKNKNLDGAVSYTVKQPFYLIFNPWCAEDAVYMEEEDQRQEYVMAEDGLIWRGSYNRLRPTVWKYSQFERDILDCALHLMIQVGKVRIHGRNDPVVISRILSAAVNSPDDNGAVMGNWSDDFGGGTPPTKWLGSQKILQQYYKTKKPVKYGQCWVFSGVLATVCRTLGLPCRVVTNYASAHDTQSSLTVDYFVDAEGKIMEEMNSDSIWNFHVWNEVWMTRMDLSPEYSGWQAIDATPQELSEDAYRCGPASVAAVKKGEVLRPYDNAFLFAEVNADKVFWRYNGPTQPLKLIRKDVYGIGQFISTKAIGRWAREDITHTYKYPEKSEEERAAMLKALRQSQSLFSRYYLNEEFNEVMFNFELRDDIVIGQPFSVVLLIKNRSNYNEYEVSVILRVETVLYTGRVGDPVKRLNIDRLVRPGVLEEVRMDVSWEEYGPRLLNQCAFNISCLATIKDTNFEYFAQDDFRVRKPDIKITLENEPEVGKTLNATAKFQNPLPIPLKKCRFLIEGPGMDEQLKLKLSDQVEVDAYAECSFSMVPKFEGRATIAAKFYSKELEDVDGFVNFMVKSTKAVTNGE, from the exons ATGCAGTCAT GGGAAGATTTTGGAGTTCCAGTGTTGACGATCGCAGATGTGGATCCGTGTATCGCGGAGAATGGAGTCAATCACAGAACATCCAGATACGACTTGATGACTAGACAGGACGACAAATCTAGGCTGGTCGTTAGACGGGGACAAGAATTTTACTTACACTTGACTTTGTCCAGAGATTACGAGCCAAGTATCGATGGTATGTCGATAATTTTCACGGTTGACGGAGTTGAGAGGCCGCTATACGGCCACGGGACCCTCGTTGCGACGGCTGTTCTTTATCCGGGAGAACCGTCCGAGGGTTCCTGGCATGCCACCATTGACGCTATTCAACACAATTTTATTCGATTGAAG ATTGTTGCAGCTCCCGACGCGATAATAGGCAAGTGGAGGATAGACATCGACACCAAGAACAAGAATTTAGACGGAGCCGTTAGTTACACGGTGAAACAACCGTTTTATCTAATTTTCAATCCCTGGTGCGCAG AGGACGCGGTGTACATGGAGGAGGAAGATCAGCGGCAGGAGTACGTGATGGCGGAGGATGGTTTGATATGGCGCGGAAGCTACAATCGTCtgagaccaacggtttggaaatATTCGCAATTCGAGCGAGACATATTAGATTGCGCGCTGCATCTGATGATTCAAGTTGGCAAAGTTCGAATACACGGCAGAAACGATCCTGTCGTTATATCTCGCATTCTGTCGGCAGCT GTAAATTCGCCGGATGACAATGGCGCGGTAATGGGTAACTGGTCCGATGATTTTGGAGGTGGCACACCACCGACCAAATGGTTGGGTTCGCAAAAGATCCTGCAACAATACTATAAGACGAAGAAACCGGTCAAGTATGGTCAATGCTGGGTATTCTCAGGAGTGTTGGCCACCGTTTGCCGTACCCTGGGACTACCTTGTCGCGTGGTAACCAATTATGCGAGCGCGCACGACACTCAGAGCAGCTTGACCGTCGACTATTTCGTCGATGCCGAGGGGAAAATTATGGAGGAGATGAACAGCGATTCGATATG GAATTTCCACGTGTGGAACGAGGTATGGATGACTCGAATGGATTTGTCACCGGAATATTCTGGTTGGCAAGCGATCGATGCGACTCCTCAAGAATTGAGCGAAGACGCGTACCGTTGCGGACCGGCTTCCGTCGCCGCTGTGAAGAAAGGCGAGGTTCTCCGACCTTACGACAATGCCTTCCTGTTTGCCGAGGTCAACGCGGATAAAGTGTTTTGGCGTTACAACGGACCGACTCAACCTTTAAAGCTGATTCGAAAGGACGTGTACGG CATCGGGCAATTTATTAGCACGAAAGCGATCGGTAGATGGGCGAGGGAAGATATCACTCATACCTACAAGTATCCAGAAA AGTCGGAAGAAGAACGGGCTGCCATGTTGAAGGCGTTGCGTCAAAGTCAGTCGTTGTTTAGTCGTTATTACCTCAACGAGGAGTTCAACGAAGTCATGTTTAACTTCGAGTTACGCGACGATATCGTGATCGGACAACCTTTCAG TGTCGTGTTGCTGATTAAAAATAGAAGCAATTACAACGAGTATGAGGTCTCGGTGATTTTAAGAGTAGAGACGGTTCTGTACACCGGACGGGTCGGCGACCCAGTGAAGAGATTAAATATCGATCGACTGGTGAGACCTGGAGTCCTCGAGGAAGTGCGTATGGATGTATCCTGGGAGGAATACGGACCTCGACTATTGAATCAGTGCGCATTCAATATTTCCTGCCTGGCGACCATCAAGGACACCAATTTCGAGTACTTTGCGCAAGACGACTTTCGCGTGAGGAAACCCGACATTAAAATCACG TTGGAGAACGAGCCGGAAGTTGGCAAGACGCTAAACGCGACAGCGAAATTTCAAAATCCGCTACCCATCCCATTGAAGAAGTGTAGATTCTTGATCGAGGGGCCTGGAATGGACGAGCAGCTGAAATTGAAACTGTCGGATCAGGTAGAGGTGGACGCGTACGCGGAATGTTCGTTCTCTATGGTACCGAAATTCGAAGGCCGTGCCACGATCGCTGCGAAATTTTACTCGAAAGAGCTCGAGGACGTTGACGGTTTCGTCAATTTTATGGTAAAATCGACGAAAGCCGTTACAAACGGCGAGTAA
- the LOC126921903 gene encoding annulin isoform X2, translated as MGKFCSCFSRFRAIFRPETVTDGPLKPLCTKPECLPRPPAASSSGEDFGVPVLTIADVDPCIAENGVNHRTSRYDLMTRQDDKSRLVVRRGQEFYLHLTLSRDYEPSIDGMSIIFTVDGVERPLYGHGTLVATAVLYPGEPSEGSWHATIDAIQHNFIRLKIVAAPDAIIGKWRIDIDTKNKNLDGAVSYTVKQPFYLIFNPWCAEDAVYMEEEDQRQEYVMAEDGLIWRGSYNRLRPTVWKYSQFERDILDCALHLMIQVGKVRIHGRNDPVVISRILSAAVNSPDDNGAVMGNWSDDFGGGTPPTKWLGSQKILQQYYKTKKPVKYGQCWVFSGVLATVCRTLGLPCRVVTNYASAHDTQSSLTVDYFVDAEGKIMEEMNSDSIWNFHVWNEVWMTRMDLSPEYSGWQAIDATPQELSEDAYRCGPASVAAVKKGEVLRPYDNAFLFAEVNADKVFWRYNGPTQPLKLIRKDVYGIGQFISTKAIGRWAREDITHTYKYPEKSEEERAAMLKALRQSQSLFSRYYLNEEFNEVMFNFELRDDIVIGQPFSVVLLIKNRSNYNEYEVSVILRVETVLYTGRVGDPVKRLNIDRLVRPGVLEEVRMDVSWEEYGPRLLNQCAFNISCLATIKDTNFEYFAQDDFRVRKPDIKITLENEPEVGKTLNATAKFQNPLPIPLKKCRFLIEGPGMDEQLKLKLSDQVEVDAYAECSFSMVPKFEGRATIAAKFYSKELEDVDGFVNFMVKSTKAVTNGE; from the exons GGGAAGATTTTGGAGTTCCAGTGTTGACGATCGCAGATGTGGATCCGTGTATCGCGGAGAATGGAGTCAATCACAGAACATCCAGATACGACTTGATGACTAGACAGGACGACAAATCTAGGCTGGTCGTTAGACGGGGACAAGAATTTTACTTACACTTGACTTTGTCCAGAGATTACGAGCCAAGTATCGATGGTATGTCGATAATTTTCACGGTTGACGGAGTTGAGAGGCCGCTATACGGCCACGGGACCCTCGTTGCGACGGCTGTTCTTTATCCGGGAGAACCGTCCGAGGGTTCCTGGCATGCCACCATTGACGCTATTCAACACAATTTTATTCGATTGAAG ATTGTTGCAGCTCCCGACGCGATAATAGGCAAGTGGAGGATAGACATCGACACCAAGAACAAGAATTTAGACGGAGCCGTTAGTTACACGGTGAAACAACCGTTTTATCTAATTTTCAATCCCTGGTGCGCAG AGGACGCGGTGTACATGGAGGAGGAAGATCAGCGGCAGGAGTACGTGATGGCGGAGGATGGTTTGATATGGCGCGGAAGCTACAATCGTCtgagaccaacggtttggaaatATTCGCAATTCGAGCGAGACATATTAGATTGCGCGCTGCATCTGATGATTCAAGTTGGCAAAGTTCGAATACACGGCAGAAACGATCCTGTCGTTATATCTCGCATTCTGTCGGCAGCT GTAAATTCGCCGGATGACAATGGCGCGGTAATGGGTAACTGGTCCGATGATTTTGGAGGTGGCACACCACCGACCAAATGGTTGGGTTCGCAAAAGATCCTGCAACAATACTATAAGACGAAGAAACCGGTCAAGTATGGTCAATGCTGGGTATTCTCAGGAGTGTTGGCCACCGTTTGCCGTACCCTGGGACTACCTTGTCGCGTGGTAACCAATTATGCGAGCGCGCACGACACTCAGAGCAGCTTGACCGTCGACTATTTCGTCGATGCCGAGGGGAAAATTATGGAGGAGATGAACAGCGATTCGATATG GAATTTCCACGTGTGGAACGAGGTATGGATGACTCGAATGGATTTGTCACCGGAATATTCTGGTTGGCAAGCGATCGATGCGACTCCTCAAGAATTGAGCGAAGACGCGTACCGTTGCGGACCGGCTTCCGTCGCCGCTGTGAAGAAAGGCGAGGTTCTCCGACCTTACGACAATGCCTTCCTGTTTGCCGAGGTCAACGCGGATAAAGTGTTTTGGCGTTACAACGGACCGACTCAACCTTTAAAGCTGATTCGAAAGGACGTGTACGG CATCGGGCAATTTATTAGCACGAAAGCGATCGGTAGATGGGCGAGGGAAGATATCACTCATACCTACAAGTATCCAGAAA AGTCGGAAGAAGAACGGGCTGCCATGTTGAAGGCGTTGCGTCAAAGTCAGTCGTTGTTTAGTCGTTATTACCTCAACGAGGAGTTCAACGAAGTCATGTTTAACTTCGAGTTACGCGACGATATCGTGATCGGACAACCTTTCAG TGTCGTGTTGCTGATTAAAAATAGAAGCAATTACAACGAGTATGAGGTCTCGGTGATTTTAAGAGTAGAGACGGTTCTGTACACCGGACGGGTCGGCGACCCAGTGAAGAGATTAAATATCGATCGACTGGTGAGACCTGGAGTCCTCGAGGAAGTGCGTATGGATGTATCCTGGGAGGAATACGGACCTCGACTATTGAATCAGTGCGCATTCAATATTTCCTGCCTGGCGACCATCAAGGACACCAATTTCGAGTACTTTGCGCAAGACGACTTTCGCGTGAGGAAACCCGACATTAAAATCACG TTGGAGAACGAGCCGGAAGTTGGCAAGACGCTAAACGCGACAGCGAAATTTCAAAATCCGCTACCCATCCCATTGAAGAAGTGTAGATTCTTGATCGAGGGGCCTGGAATGGACGAGCAGCTGAAATTGAAACTGTCGGATCAGGTAGAGGTGGACGCGTACGCGGAATGTTCGTTCTCTATGGTACCGAAATTCGAAGGCCGTGCCACGATCGCTGCGAAATTTTACTCGAAAGAGCTCGAGGACGTTGACGGTTTCGTCAATTTTATGGTAAAATCGACGAAAGCCGTTACAAACGGCGAGTAA
- the LOC126921903 gene encoding annulin isoform X1 — protein MDSVFRSFSRDEFAFPSPRRMFYRFYDRYRSFNDRRSNPFPFRFYWEDFGVPVLTIADVDPCIAENGVNHRTSRYDLMTRQDDKSRLVVRRGQEFYLHLTLSRDYEPSIDGMSIIFTVDGVERPLYGHGTLVATAVLYPGEPSEGSWHATIDAIQHNFIRLKIVAAPDAIIGKWRIDIDTKNKNLDGAVSYTVKQPFYLIFNPWCAEDAVYMEEEDQRQEYVMAEDGLIWRGSYNRLRPTVWKYSQFERDILDCALHLMIQVGKVRIHGRNDPVVISRILSAAVNSPDDNGAVMGNWSDDFGGGTPPTKWLGSQKILQQYYKTKKPVKYGQCWVFSGVLATVCRTLGLPCRVVTNYASAHDTQSSLTVDYFVDAEGKIMEEMNSDSIWNFHVWNEVWMTRMDLSPEYSGWQAIDATPQELSEDAYRCGPASVAAVKKGEVLRPYDNAFLFAEVNADKVFWRYNGPTQPLKLIRKDVYGIGQFISTKAIGRWAREDITHTYKYPEKSEEERAAMLKALRQSQSLFSRYYLNEEFNEVMFNFELRDDIVIGQPFSVVLLIKNRSNYNEYEVSVILRVETVLYTGRVGDPVKRLNIDRLVRPGVLEEVRMDVSWEEYGPRLLNQCAFNISCLATIKDTNFEYFAQDDFRVRKPDIKITLENEPEVGKTLNATAKFQNPLPIPLKKCRFLIEGPGMDEQLKLKLSDQVEVDAYAECSFSMVPKFEGRATIAAKFYSKELEDVDGFVNFMVKSTKAVTNGE, from the exons ATGGATTCAGTTTTTCGTTCGTTTTCGAGGGACGAGTTTGCATTCCCGAGTCCTCGAAGGATGTTTTATAGATTTTACGATCGTTACCGGTCTTTCAATGATCGCCGTTCCAATCCCTTTCCATTCAGATTTTACT GGGAAGATTTTGGAGTTCCAGTGTTGACGATCGCAGATGTGGATCCGTGTATCGCGGAGAATGGAGTCAATCACAGAACATCCAGATACGACTTGATGACTAGACAGGACGACAAATCTAGGCTGGTCGTTAGACGGGGACAAGAATTTTACTTACACTTGACTTTGTCCAGAGATTACGAGCCAAGTATCGATGGTATGTCGATAATTTTCACGGTTGACGGAGTTGAGAGGCCGCTATACGGCCACGGGACCCTCGTTGCGACGGCTGTTCTTTATCCGGGAGAACCGTCCGAGGGTTCCTGGCATGCCACCATTGACGCTATTCAACACAATTTTATTCGATTGAAG ATTGTTGCAGCTCCCGACGCGATAATAGGCAAGTGGAGGATAGACATCGACACCAAGAACAAGAATTTAGACGGAGCCGTTAGTTACACGGTGAAACAACCGTTTTATCTAATTTTCAATCCCTGGTGCGCAG AGGACGCGGTGTACATGGAGGAGGAAGATCAGCGGCAGGAGTACGTGATGGCGGAGGATGGTTTGATATGGCGCGGAAGCTACAATCGTCtgagaccaacggtttggaaatATTCGCAATTCGAGCGAGACATATTAGATTGCGCGCTGCATCTGATGATTCAAGTTGGCAAAGTTCGAATACACGGCAGAAACGATCCTGTCGTTATATCTCGCATTCTGTCGGCAGCT GTAAATTCGCCGGATGACAATGGCGCGGTAATGGGTAACTGGTCCGATGATTTTGGAGGTGGCACACCACCGACCAAATGGTTGGGTTCGCAAAAGATCCTGCAACAATACTATAAGACGAAGAAACCGGTCAAGTATGGTCAATGCTGGGTATTCTCAGGAGTGTTGGCCACCGTTTGCCGTACCCTGGGACTACCTTGTCGCGTGGTAACCAATTATGCGAGCGCGCACGACACTCAGAGCAGCTTGACCGTCGACTATTTCGTCGATGCCGAGGGGAAAATTATGGAGGAGATGAACAGCGATTCGATATG GAATTTCCACGTGTGGAACGAGGTATGGATGACTCGAATGGATTTGTCACCGGAATATTCTGGTTGGCAAGCGATCGATGCGACTCCTCAAGAATTGAGCGAAGACGCGTACCGTTGCGGACCGGCTTCCGTCGCCGCTGTGAAGAAAGGCGAGGTTCTCCGACCTTACGACAATGCCTTCCTGTTTGCCGAGGTCAACGCGGATAAAGTGTTTTGGCGTTACAACGGACCGACTCAACCTTTAAAGCTGATTCGAAAGGACGTGTACGG CATCGGGCAATTTATTAGCACGAAAGCGATCGGTAGATGGGCGAGGGAAGATATCACTCATACCTACAAGTATCCAGAAA AGTCGGAAGAAGAACGGGCTGCCATGTTGAAGGCGTTGCGTCAAAGTCAGTCGTTGTTTAGTCGTTATTACCTCAACGAGGAGTTCAACGAAGTCATGTTTAACTTCGAGTTACGCGACGATATCGTGATCGGACAACCTTTCAG TGTCGTGTTGCTGATTAAAAATAGAAGCAATTACAACGAGTATGAGGTCTCGGTGATTTTAAGAGTAGAGACGGTTCTGTACACCGGACGGGTCGGCGACCCAGTGAAGAGATTAAATATCGATCGACTGGTGAGACCTGGAGTCCTCGAGGAAGTGCGTATGGATGTATCCTGGGAGGAATACGGACCTCGACTATTGAATCAGTGCGCATTCAATATTTCCTGCCTGGCGACCATCAAGGACACCAATTTCGAGTACTTTGCGCAAGACGACTTTCGCGTGAGGAAACCCGACATTAAAATCACG TTGGAGAACGAGCCGGAAGTTGGCAAGACGCTAAACGCGACAGCGAAATTTCAAAATCCGCTACCCATCCCATTGAAGAAGTGTAGATTCTTGATCGAGGGGCCTGGAATGGACGAGCAGCTGAAATTGAAACTGTCGGATCAGGTAGAGGTGGACGCGTACGCGGAATGTTCGTTCTCTATGGTACCGAAATTCGAAGGCCGTGCCACGATCGCTGCGAAATTTTACTCGAAAGAGCTCGAGGACGTTGACGGTTTCGTCAATTTTATGGTAAAATCGACGAAAGCCGTTACAAACGGCGAGTAA